The following coding sequences lie in one Flavobacterium sp. 20NA77.7 genomic window:
- a CDS encoding DUF2721 domain-containing protein: MNLSLETPALLFSATSLILLAYTNRFLTIAQIVRGLKKNYDDHKNKSILLEIKNLNLRITLIRYMQLFGVLSLFLSVFAMLLLYLNKSSFGIYTFGASLLSLLLSLGISFWEVSISVTALRIHLKDLEESTNL, from the coding sequence ATGAACTTATCTTTAGAAACTCCTGCCTTACTTTTTTCAGCCACTTCATTAATTTTATTAGCTTATACAAATCGTTTTTTAACGATTGCACAAATTGTTCGTGGGTTGAAGAAAAATTATGATGACCATAAAAATAAAAGCATTCTTTTAGAAATAAAGAATTTGAATTTAAGGATAACATTAATACGTTATATGCAACTCTTTGGTGTTTTAAGTTTATTTTTATCCGTTTTTGCCATGTTGCTCTTATATTTAAATAAATCCAGCTTTGGTATCTATACATTTGGGGCAAGTCTTTTGTCATTATTGCTTTCTTTAGGTATATCTTTTTGGGAAGTTAGTATATCAGTCACGGCACTTCGTATTCATTTAAAAGATTTAGAAGAATCTACTAATTTATAA
- a CDS encoding outer membrane beta-barrel family protein — protein MKIKLVVFALFLTISNLFAQEKSGSVTGKIIDSKTKEGIGFSTVKIKNATQIIASAMTKEDGSFSFSNLELKPYVLEINFVGYKKYVENIELSATKKTASIGTITLESESKEIEGVTIVKERSTIEQKADRKVVNVGKDLIASGATASEIFNNIPTVSIDPQTKELSLRGNSNVRVFVDGKPTNIDATQLLQQIPSASIKQVELITNPSAKYNPDGNSGIINIILYKNSRTGFNGSLTSGVTFGVTPKTNQSLNLNYKVGKVNFYSNYGFNHGKNRNYGYVNSERPSLENYQSFGFTNVNTSHLLKLGADYYINDNNTLSFFTNLNFFDGKGDSNTIVDYFNNTSNTDVYQKNWNNSGNFTYTYDLNFKHNFKKKGETIEFQANHSVTDNSDLSHFLDNSVSSTNDISGKTSYSQFNIDYVNPLSETSKLELGYESRIQGGKNNFIDFSNTYSDLNTFDFNRNIHAIYANFSESFGKFNAQVGARAEQYDLFAHPVKISSNSANNQNADIKDAIFTIYPSAYLTYKMDDNNTFNLNYTRRVDRPSNGQINPIREWRTPQMESRGNPALEPQFTNSFEVNYTKNTKIGSITSAVFYRMINAEISRVIYSDATNPNYNILSFDNFKNNHSVGAEISANLRLTKWWFTNASADVYFKTVRGTVTNLTTNLPENGEVNVTTFNTRLNNTFSATKNLKFNLFGMYRGRDLSLQYARTPMYRIDFGANYTILKGKGTLSARLNDMFNMMHFGFDGNIPYKQVGEFHWESRTFYLGFNYNFGGGKNKELQRKQRDKNETQSGGMF, from the coding sequence ATGAAAATTAAATTAGTAGTATTTGCCCTCTTTTTAACTATTAGCAACTTGTTTGCCCAAGAAAAATCAGGAAGTGTTACAGGCAAAATTATTGATAGTAAAACCAAAGAAGGTATTGGTTTTTCTACAGTAAAAATTAAAAATGCAACTCAAATTATTGCTAGCGCAATGACTAAAGAAGATGGAAGTTTTTCGTTTTCAAACTTAGAATTAAAACCTTATGTACTAGAAATCAATTTTGTAGGGTATAAAAAATATGTAGAAAATATTGAATTAAGCGCAACAAAGAAAACGGCTTCTATTGGGACGATTACGTTAGAAAGCGAGTCAAAAGAAATTGAAGGGGTAACTATTGTAAAAGAGCGCTCCACAATAGAACAAAAAGCAGACAGAAAAGTAGTAAATGTGGGGAAAGATTTAATTGCTTCTGGAGCTACAGCATCAGAGATTTTTAATAATATTCCAACGGTAAGCATTGACCCACAAACAAAAGAACTAAGTTTACGTGGCAATAGTAATGTACGTGTATTTGTAGATGGTAAACCTACAAATATTGATGCTACACAATTATTGCAGCAAATTCCTTCTGCATCAATCAAGCAAGTAGAGCTTATTACTAATCCTTCTGCAAAATACAATCCAGATGGTAATAGTGGTATCATTAATATAATTTTATATAAAAACTCAAGAACTGGTTTTAATGGTAGTTTAACCTCAGGTGTAACCTTTGGGGTAACACCAAAAACTAACCAATCTCTAAATTTAAATTATAAAGTAGGTAAAGTGAATTTTTATTCTAACTATGGATTTAATCACGGGAAAAACAGAAATTATGGGTATGTAAATAGTGAAAGACCTTCTTTAGAAAACTATCAAAGTTTTGGTTTTACTAATGTAAACACTTCACATTTATTAAAATTAGGTGCTGATTATTACATCAATGACAACAACACATTATCTTTTTTTACTAATTTAAATTTCTTTGACGGAAAAGGAGATTCTAATACCATTGTAGATTATTTTAATAACACAAGTAATACAGATGTATATCAAAAAAACTGGAACAATAGTGGTAATTTTACATACACCTATGACTTAAATTTCAAACATAATTTTAAGAAAAAAGGAGAAACAATTGAATTTCAAGCTAATCATTCTGTAACAGACAATTCGGATTTATCTCATTTTTTAGACAATTCTGTTTCAAGTACAAATGATATTTCTGGGAAAACATCATATAGTCAATTTAATATTGATTATGTAAATCCATTATCTGAAACTTCAAAATTAGAATTAGGATATGAAAGTAGAATTCAAGGAGGTAAAAACAATTTCATCGATTTTTCTAACACCTATTCTGATTTAAACACGTTTGACTTTAATAGAAACATTCATGCTATTTATGCTAATTTCAGTGAATCATTCGGGAAATTTAATGCACAAGTTGGTGCTAGAGCAGAGCAATATGATTTGTTTGCACATCCTGTAAAAATTTCATCAAATAGTGCAAATAACCAAAATGCAGATATAAAAGATGCTATTTTTACCATTTATCCTTCTGCTTATTTAACGTATAAAATGGATGATAACAATACATTCAATTTAAATTATACGAGAAGAGTTGACAGGCCAAGTAACGGACAAATAAACCCTATTAGAGAATGGCGTACACCTCAAATGGAATCTAGAGGAAATCCTGCATTAGAACCTCAATTTACAAATTCATTTGAAGTAAATTATACTAAAAATACAAAAATAGGTTCTATAACTTCAGCTGTTTTTTATAGAATGATTAATGCTGAAATTTCAAGAGTTATCTATTCAGATGCTACGAATCCAAATTACAACATTTTATCTTTTGATAATTTTAAGAACAATCATTCGGTTGGTGCAGAGATTAGTGCCAATCTTCGTTTAACTAAGTGGTGGTTTACCAATGCGAGTGCAGATGTTTACTTTAAAACAGTTCGCGGAACAGTAACTAATCTTACTACAAATTTACCTGAAAACGGAGAAGTAAACGTAACAACTTTTAATACTAGATTAAACAATACGTTTTCAGCAACTAAAAATCTTAAATTCAACTTATTTGGAATGTATAGAGGTAGAGATTTAAGTTTACAATATGCCAGAACTCCTATGTATAGAATTGATTTTGGGGCAAATTATACCATTTTAAAAGGAAAAGGAACTCTTTCTGCTCGATTAAATGACATGTTTAACATGATGCATTTTGGATTTGACGGAAACATCCCTTATAAGCAAGTTGGAGAATTTCATTGGGAAAGCAGAACATTTTATTTAGGTTTCAATTACAATTTTGGAGGCGGAAAAAATAAAGAATTGCAACGCAAACAAAGAGATAAAAACGAAACACAAAGTGGCGGAATGTTTTAA
- the htpG gene encoding molecular chaperone HtpG, whose amino-acid sequence MATGKINVSVENIFPLIKKFLYSDHEIFLRELVSNATDATLKLKHLTSIGEAKVEYGNPMIEVKIDKEAKKLHILDQGLGMTAEEVEKYINQVAFSGAEEFLEKYKDSAKDSGIIGHFGLGFYSAFMVAEKVEIITKSHKNEPAAHWICDGSPEFTLETHSKTERGTEIILHIAEDSVEFLEETKIRELLTKYNKFMPVPIKFGTKKEALPKPEDAGEDYKTEYIDVDNIINNPNPAWTKQPNDLSEEDYKNFYRELYPMQFDEPLFNIHLNVDYPFNLTGILYFPKLDSNLQIQKDKIQLYQNQVFVTDNVEGIVPEFLMMLKGVVDSPDIPLNVSRSYLQADGNVKKISNYITRKVSDKLKSLFNENREDFEKKWNDIKIVLEYGMLSEPKFYEKAGDFVLYPTTDDKYYTLTELKEDLKDNQTDKNGKLVVLYASNKETQHSYIAEANAKGYKVLVLDSPIVSHLIQKLEADNENITFVRVDADHIDKLIQKEDEAISKLSDEEKEKLKLAIEAVIPKENYTVQMEALDSNASPFIITQPEFMRRMKEMSATGGGGMFGMGNLPDMYNLVVNTNSEFATSILNSNEDAQKELVKQALDIAKLSQGLLKGEELTAFVKRSFDTLK is encoded by the coding sequence ATGGCAACAGGAAAAATTAACGTTTCAGTAGAAAACATCTTTCCCCTAATTAAAAAATTCTTGTATAGCGACCACGAAATTTTTCTTCGTGAATTAGTATCCAATGCAACCGACGCTACTTTAAAATTAAAACATTTAACTAGTATTGGTGAAGCCAAAGTAGAATATGGCAATCCAATGATTGAAGTAAAAATTGATAAAGAGGCTAAAAAATTGCATATTCTTGACCAAGGTTTAGGTATGACTGCTGAAGAAGTAGAGAAATACATCAATCAAGTAGCTTTTTCAGGTGCCGAAGAATTTCTGGAAAAATATAAAGATTCTGCCAAAGATTCAGGGATTATTGGTCATTTTGGACTAGGATTTTATTCTGCGTTTATGGTTGCTGAAAAAGTAGAAATCATTACAAAATCTCATAAAAATGAGCCAGCAGCACACTGGATTTGCGACGGAAGTCCTGAATTTACTCTAGAAACTCATTCCAAAACAGAAAGAGGAACAGAAATTATATTACATATTGCTGAAGATTCAGTAGAATTTTTAGAAGAAACCAAAATTCGTGAATTATTGACTAAATACAATAAATTCATGCCTGTACCAATTAAATTTGGAACTAAAAAAGAAGCTTTACCAAAACCAGAAGACGCTGGTGAAGACTACAAAACAGAATACATTGATGTAGATAACATTATCAACAATCCAAATCCTGCTTGGACAAAACAACCGAACGATTTATCAGAAGAAGATTATAAAAATTTTTATCGCGAATTGTATCCAATGCAATTTGACGAGCCTTTATTCAACATACATTTGAATGTAGATTATCCATTTAATCTGACAGGAATTTTATACTTCCCAAAATTAGATAGCAACTTACAAATTCAAAAAGACAAAATTCAATTGTATCAAAATCAAGTGTTTGTAACAGATAATGTTGAAGGTATTGTTCCTGAATTCTTGATGATGTTAAAAGGTGTGGTGGATTCGCCAGACATTCCATTAAACGTATCGCGTTCATACTTACAAGCTGATGGAAATGTTAAGAAAATTTCAAATTATATCACACGTAAAGTTTCTGACAAATTAAAATCTTTATTTAATGAAAATCGTGAAGATTTTGAAAAAAAATGGAATGATATTAAAATTGTTTTAGAATATGGCATGCTTTCTGAACCTAAATTTTATGAAAAAGCAGGCGATTTCGTTTTATATCCAACAACCGATGACAAATATTACACGTTAACGGAATTAAAAGAAGATTTAAAAGACAACCAAACCGATAAAAATGGGAAATTAGTTGTGCTGTATGCTTCTAATAAAGAAACCCAACACAGTTATATTGCAGAAGCAAATGCAAAAGGTTATAAAGTTTTAGTATTGGATTCTCCAATTGTTTCTCATCTAATTCAAAAATTAGAGGCTGATAATGAAAATATAACTTTTGTGCGAGTAGATGCCGATCACATTGATAAATTAATTCAGAAAGAAGATGAAGCTATTTCAAAGTTATCTGACGAAGAAAAAGAGAAATTAAAATTGGCTATTGAAGCCGTAATACCTAAAGAAAACTATACAGTTCAAATGGAAGCTTTAGACAGCAATGCTTCACCATTCATCATTACACAACCAGAATTTATGCGTAGAATGAAAGAAATGAGTGCTACAGGTGGTGGCGGCATGTTTGGCATGGGTAATTTGCCTGATATGTATAATTTAGTAGTTAATACAAACTCTGAATTTGCTACTTCTATTTTAAATAGCAATGAAGATGCCCAAAAAGAATTAGTTAAACAAGCTCTTGATATTGCCAAACTTTCTCAAGGTTTATTAAAAGGAGAAGAATTGACTGCTTTTGTAAAAAGAAGTTTTGATACGTTGAAGTAA
- a CDS encoding sodium-dependent bicarbonate transport family permease, translated as MNLNLLVENLTNPALLFFVLGLLSVRFKSDLKIPENSSKFISLYLLFSIGFKGGQELAHSTFNLEIIWAIILGFLIAVVIPLYTFFILKQKLNIENSGAIAASYGSVSAVTFVTAVSFLEAHKETFGGHMVAVMALMEAPAIIIGVLLIKLYAKEQNVVLSFGSVIKHAVTNGSVFLILGSLAIGFFANEKEAMGIKPFTTDIFKGFLALFLLDMGIISGKKIGDLIKNGKFTLIFSILIPLLNGCVVAYVTQWFLASTGDRFMLAVLAASASYIAVPAAMKIAVPKANPGLFIPMALAITFPINITIGMPIYYLIIN; from the coding sequence ATGAATTTAAATTTATTAGTAGAAAACCTTACAAATCCTGCTTTATTATTTTTTGTTTTAGGATTGTTATCAGTAAGATTTAAAAGTGATTTAAAAATTCCTGAAAATTCATCGAAGTTTATTTCATTATACTTATTATTTTCAATTGGATTTAAAGGTGGTCAAGAATTGGCTCATAGTACATTTAATTTGGAAATTATTTGGGCTATAATTTTAGGATTTTTAATTGCTGTAGTAATTCCGTTATATACTTTTTTTATCTTAAAACAAAAATTAAATATAGAAAATTCTGGAGCCATAGCAGCGTCATATGGTTCGGTTAGTGCTGTTACATTTGTTACTGCAGTATCTTTTTTGGAAGCACACAAAGAAACTTTTGGAGGTCATATGGTAGCTGTTATGGCCTTAATGGAAGCACCTGCAATAATAATAGGAGTTTTATTAATAAAATTGTATGCCAAAGAGCAGAACGTGGTCTTAAGTTTTGGTTCAGTTATCAAACATGCTGTTACAAATGGAAGTGTTTTTTTAATACTAGGCAGTTTAGCAATTGGGTTTTTTGCAAATGAAAAAGAAGCTATGGGTATTAAACCTTTTACAACAGATATTTTTAAAGGTTTTCTCGCATTATTTCTGTTAGACATGGGAATAATTAGTGGTAAAAAAATTGGAGATTTAATAAAAAACGGAAAATTCACATTGATTTTTTCAATACTTATACCATTACTAAATGGTTGTGTAGTTGCTTATGTTACACAATGGTTTTTAGCTTCAACAGGAGATCGTTTTATGCTTGCAGTTTTAGCGGCAAGTGCTTCTTATATAGCTGTTCCAGCTGCAATGAAAATTGCTGTTCCAAAGGCAAATCCAGGTTTGTTTATTCCCATGGCTTTGGCGATTACTTTTCCAATTAACATTACGATTGGAATGCCAATATATTATTTGATTATAAATTAG
- a CDS encoding 3-oxoacyl-ACP synthase III family protein codes for MYHSKISGLGYYVPENIVTNDDLSKIIDTNDEWIQERTGIQERRHVIRGEDTTTSMGVKAAKIAIDRSGVAKEDIDFVIFATLSPDYYFPGPGVLVQRELGLRTVGALDVRNQCSGFVYAVSVADQYIKTGMYKHILVIGSEVHSTGLDMTTRGRGVSVIFGDGAGAAVLSREEDVTKGILSTHLHSEGQFAEELALIAPGMGKRWVTDIIRDNDPNDESYFPYMNGQFVFKNAVVRFSEVINEGLQANNLQVSDINLLVPHQANLRISQFIQQKFRLNDDQVYNNIQKYGNTTAASIPIALTEAWEQGKIKSGDLVVLAAFGSGFTWGSVIIRW; via the coding sequence ATGTATCATTCAAAAATATCTGGTTTAGGCTATTATGTGCCTGAAAATATAGTAACCAATGATGATTTGTCTAAAATTATAGATACTAATGACGAATGGATTCAAGAGCGCACAGGAATTCAAGAACGCCGCCATGTAATTAGAGGAGAAGATACCACCACTTCAATGGGTGTAAAAGCAGCTAAAATTGCAATTGATCGTTCGGGTGTGGCTAAGGAAGATATTGATTTTGTCATTTTTGCAACGTTAAGTCCAGATTATTATTTTCCAGGTCCAGGTGTTTTAGTACAAAGGGAATTAGGTCTACGAACAGTTGGTGCATTAGATGTTCGTAATCAATGTTCGGGATTTGTTTATGCTGTTTCTGTTGCCGACCAATACATCAAAACAGGTATGTATAAACATATTTTAGTTATTGGTTCAGAAGTACATTCAACAGGTTTAGATATGACCACAAGAGGTCGTGGCGTTTCTGTAATTTTTGGTGACGGAGCAGGGGCAGCAGTGCTTTCAAGAGAAGAAGATGTTACAAAAGGAATACTCTCAACACACTTACATTCAGAAGGGCAGTTTGCTGAGGAACTAGCTTTAATTGCACCAGGAATGGGAAAACGCTGGGTAACCGATATCATTAGAGACAACGACCCTAATGATGAAAGTTATTTTCCTTATATGAACGGACAATTTGTATTTAAAAATGCAGTAGTACGTTTTAGCGAAGTCATTAACGAAGGTTTACAAGCTAATAATTTACAAGTTTCTGATATTAATTTGTTGGTGCCACATCAGGCGAATTTGAGAATTTCACAATTCATTCAACAGAAATTTAGATTAAACGACGACCAAGTTTATAATAATATTCAAAAGTATGGAAATACAACGGCAGCATCAATTCCAATTGCATTAACAGAAGCTTGGGAACAAGGGAAAATTAAATCGGGTGATTTAGTTGTTTTGGCTGCTTTTGGTTCTGGATTTACATGGGGAAGTGTGATAATTAGATGGTAA
- a CDS encoding LysR family transcriptional regulator, whose product MNYTLHQLILFLKITETKSITRASEELNLTQPAVSIQLKNFQDQFDIPLTETIGRQIYITDFGYEIAESAKKILDELKLVNYKTQNYKGLLTGDINISVVSTGKYIMPYFLTDFFEEHPQINFKLDVTNRLQVLDDLQKNKIDFALVSVLPENLDVESIELMENKLYFVGSNSIKKNDLNFDELQNYNLLFREQGSATRKAMENFLKKNKISHQKTTELASNEAIKQAVIAKLGISIMPIIGLKNELLNNELKILNVKNLPSISTWYLIHLKNKSLSPAAEAYKQFISTNKTKVIQQQFHWITKF is encoded by the coding sequence ATGAATTATACTCTACACCAACTAATTCTTTTTTTAAAAATTACGGAAACAAAAAGCATCACCAGAGCGTCTGAGGAATTAAATTTAACTCAACCTGCTGTTTCAATCCAGTTAAAAAATTTTCAAGATCAGTTTGATATTCCTCTTACTGAAACCATTGGTAGACAAATTTATATAACTGATTTTGGTTATGAAATCGCTGAATCTGCGAAAAAAATTCTTGACGAATTAAAATTAGTCAATTACAAAACCCAAAATTATAAAGGCCTATTAACAGGAGATATAAATATTTCAGTCGTATCTACTGGTAAATATATCATGCCTTATTTTTTGACAGATTTTTTTGAAGAACATCCTCAAATAAATTTCAAACTAGATGTTACAAATAGATTACAAGTGCTTGATGATCTGCAAAAAAATAAAATAGACTTTGCCTTAGTTTCAGTATTACCTGAAAATTTAGATGTAGAAAGCATTGAATTAATGGAAAATAAACTCTATTTTGTTGGTTCTAATTCCATTAAAAAAAATGACCTAAATTTTGATGAATTACAAAATTATAATCTCCTATTTAGAGAACAAGGTTCTGCTACTAGAAAAGCAATGGAGAATTTTCTGAAAAAAAATAAAATATCGCATCAAAAAACAACTGAATTAGCATCTAATGAAGCGATAAAACAAGCCGTAATTGCAAAACTTGGTATTTCAATAATGCCGATTATAGGTCTGAAAAATGAACTTTTAAATAATGAACTTAAAATACTAAATGTCAAAAACTTACCTAGTATATCGACCTGGTATTTAATCCATTTAAAAAACAAAAGTTTATCTCCTGCTGCAGAAGCATACAAACAATTTATTAGCACAAATAAAACTAAGGTAATTCAACAACAATTTCATTGGATTACAAAATTTTAA
- a CDS encoding ABC transporter ATP-binding protein translates to MLQVTIQEFAYQDKPILKGIDFVLNEGEQMAIIGESGCGKSTLLKLIYGLYDCDSGNIFWKNEQILGPKFHLIPGMSFMKYLAQDFDLMPYVTVGENVGKFLSNFYPEAKQKRIDELLELVDMFEYKHTKAKLLSGGQMQRVALAKVLAQEPEVLLLDEPFSHIDNFRKNALRRKIFAYLKNKRITTLVATHDSNDVLSFSDQVVVLKEGKIVVHTNPKELFQNPKNKYVASLFGDVNEIRIDGTIHLVYPHQLQVVSNSGLSVIIKNFFYKGSHYLYECSHKDSVIYFEDEKEHQIESELYLEIKK, encoded by the coding sequence ATGCTCCAAGTCACTATTCAGGAATTTGCCTACCAAGATAAGCCTATCTTAAAAGGAATTGATTTTGTTTTGAATGAAGGCGAACAAATGGCAATTATTGGCGAAAGCGGATGCGGAAAAAGTACGTTGCTAAAATTAATATATGGCTTGTATGATTGTGATTCTGGTAATATTTTTTGGAAAAATGAACAAATTTTAGGCCCAAAGTTTCACCTCATACCTGGAATGTCATTTATGAAATATTTGGCACAAGATTTTGATTTAATGCCTTATGTTACAGTTGGAGAAAATGTTGGAAAGTTTTTATCTAATTTTTATCCTGAAGCAAAACAAAAACGTATTGACGAACTTTTAGAACTCGTTGATATGTTCGAATATAAACATACAAAGGCAAAACTTTTAAGTGGAGGACAAATGCAGCGCGTTGCTCTAGCAAAAGTATTAGCACAAGAGCCAGAAGTATTACTTTTAGATGAGCCTTTTAGTCATATTGATAATTTCAGAAAAAATGCATTACGAAGAAAGATTTTTGCCTATTTAAAAAATAAAAGAATAACAACGCTCGTTGCCACACATGATAGTAATGATGTGTTATCTTTTTCTGATCAAGTAGTTGTTTTAAAAGAGGGTAAAATTGTAGTACATACAAATCCTAAAGAACTATTTCAAAACCCTAAAAATAAGTATGTTGCCTCACTTTTTGGAGATGTAAACGAAATTAGGATTGATGGAACAATACATTTAGTATATCCTCATCAATTACAAGTGGTATCAAATTCAGGATTGAGTGTAATTATAAAAAACTTCTTTTATAAAGGAAGTCATTATTTATATGAATGCTCTCATAAAGATAGTGTCATCTATTTTGAAGATGAAAAAGAGCATCAAATAGAAAGTGAGTTATATTTAGAAATTAAAAAATAG
- a CDS encoding DUF6671 family protein — protein MHPTFINRTLFIATKHGKEHALAPLLLDKLGVGVEVAYIDTDIFGTFSGEINRSKSVLETLRDKCNRAREIYGIDLVLSSEGSFGPHPQIGFMPCNEEYLMLIDFSNDLEVVAKVFSIETNFSSMIIKTQEELINFADKVHFPSHKIIIRKSLTDFTDIKKGIGNFDDLIFYFNEIKSQQGYAYVETDMRALHNPSRMKVIEQAGEKLIEKLNKFCPNCSTPGFDITKFEKGLPCSWCGNPTQSILYTIATCSKCLFLEKHKFPNGKQVEDPQYCSFCNP, from the coding sequence ATGCATCCAACATTTATTAATAGAACACTTTTTATTGCTACCAAGCATGGAAAGGAACATGCTTTAGCGCCATTATTATTAGATAAATTAGGAGTAGGAGTAGAAGTCGCATATATTGATACCGATATATTTGGAACTTTTTCTGGTGAAATTAATAGGAGTAAGTCTGTATTAGAAACATTGAGAGATAAGTGCAATAGAGCTAGGGAAATATATGGAATAGACTTAGTGCTTTCAAGTGAAGGTTCTTTTGGCCCCCATCCACAAATTGGTTTTATGCCTTGTAATGAAGAATATTTGATGTTAATAGACTTTTCTAATGATCTTGAAGTCGTAGCAAAAGTTTTTTCTATAGAGACAAATTTTTCGTCAATGATTATCAAAACACAAGAAGAATTGATAAATTTTGCAGATAAAGTTCATTTTCCGTCACATAAAATAATTATCCGAAAATCCCTAACAGATTTTACGGATATAAAAAAAGGCATTGGAAATTTTGATGATTTAATTTTTTATTTTAATGAAATTAAATCCCAACAAGGTTATGCTTATGTAGAAACAGATATGAGGGCTTTGCATAATCCATCACGAATGAAAGTGATAGAGCAAGCAGGTGAAAAATTAATAGAAAAGTTAAATAAATTTTGTCCAAATTGTTCTACACCAGGTTTTGATATCACTAAATTTGAAAAAGGATTGCCTTGTAGCTGGTGTGGAAATCCTACACAATCAATTTTATACACAATTGCTACTTGTTCTAAATGTTTATTTTTAGAAAAACATAAGTTTCCAAATGGGAAACAAGTAGAAGATCCACAATATTGTTCCTTCTGTAATCCATAA
- a CDS encoding L-threonylcarbamoyladenylate synthase, whose product MITKDINLVKKYLRDGKNVVIPTETVYGLAGSIFSDDALKSIFSIKKRPFENPLIVHVSNKSQIRDLVTEIHPKIELLIDTFMPGPLTVVLPSNEKVSKYITAGKSTVAVRIPNHEITRKLIEEIGFPIAAPSANPFQQISPTTAEQVAHYFSNLDLPILDGGQCNCGIESTIVGMDKDTPIIFRKGAISIDRIEQLVGKVFHHLPKSIHMPGMYKKHYSPLTPLKLVKELSELSPEDMSKYVGLLTFSERPILSGFRKIKVLSETENEMEAIKNLYTYLFELDQAKLDLIVAVKISINSEFATLINERLEQASN is encoded by the coding sequence ATGATAACTAAAGACATTAATTTAGTCAAAAAGTATTTAAGAGATGGAAAAAATGTAGTTATTCCTACCGAAACTGTATATGGTTTAGCTGGGTCAATATTCTCTGATGATGCTCTAAAATCTATATTTAGCATAAAGAAAAGACCATTCGAAAACCCTCTGATTGTTCATGTATCTAATAAATCTCAAATTAGAGATTTAGTTACAGAAATTCACCCCAAAATTGAATTATTAATCGATACATTTATGCCCGGACCTTTAACCGTAGTTTTGCCGAGTAATGAAAAAGTTTCGAAATATATTACAGCTGGGAAATCAACTGTTGCTGTTCGTATTCCAAATCATGAAATAACTCGAAAATTAATTGAAGAAATAGGTTTTCCTATCGCAGCGCCAAGCGCAAATCCGTTCCAACAAATTAGTCCAACAACCGCTGAACAAGTAGCGCATTATTTTTCAAACTTAGATCTCCCTATTTTAGATGGAGGTCAGTGTAACTGTGGAATAGAATCTACTATTGTAGGTATGGATAAAGATACGCCTATAATCTTCAGAAAAGGAGCAATTTCAATTGATAGAATAGAGCAATTAGTAGGTAAAGTTTTTCATCATTTGCCAAAATCTATACACATGCCTGGAATGTATAAAAAACATTATTCGCCTTTAACACCATTAAAATTAGTTAAAGAATTATCAGAATTATCACCAGAAGATATGAGTAAATATGTAGGTCTTTTGACATTCTCTGAAAGACCTATTTTATCAGGTTTTAGAAAAATTAAAGTTCTTTCTGAAACAGAAAATGAAATGGAAGCTATTAAAAATTTATACACTTATCTATTCGAACTAGATCAAGCAAAACTCGATTTGATAGTGGCAGTTAAAATTTCAATTAATTCAGAATTTGCTACATTAATTAATGAAAGATTAGAACAAGCATCAAATTAA